The following are from one region of the Sandaracinus amylolyticus genome:
- a CDS encoding SRPBCC family protein produces the protein MSEPSRLVVTRVLPAPIARVFDAWTRSETLARWFTCTPAWDATAESDLRVGGRYRVVMREGARVAGVAYGEYLEVDPPRRLVFTWSSEGNAPVQGSVVTVELEPLGAHTRLTLTHDLDPSSAVGRAHARGWDGTLARLRAWLVDA, from the coding sequence ATGAGCGAGCCTTCTCGTCTCGTCGTCACGCGGGTGCTGCCTGCGCCGATCGCGCGCGTGTTCGACGCGTGGACCCGCAGCGAGACGCTCGCGCGCTGGTTCACGTGCACGCCGGCGTGGGACGCGACCGCCGAGAGCGATCTGCGCGTCGGCGGTCGTTATCGCGTCGTGATGCGCGAGGGGGCGCGCGTCGCGGGCGTCGCGTACGGCGAGTACCTCGAGGTCGATCCGCCGCGACGGCTCGTGTTCACGTGGAGCTCGGAGGGCAACGCGCCGGTGCAGGGCAGCGTCGTGACCGTCGAGCTCGAGCCGCTGGGCGCGCACACGCGCCTGACCCTCACGCACGATCTCGATCCGAGCTCGGCGGTCGGTCGCGCGCACGCCCGCGGATGGGACGGCACGCTCGCGCGGCTGCGCGCCTGGCTGGTGGACGCATGA